A region from the Triticum urartu cultivar G1812 chromosome 1, Tu2.1, whole genome shotgun sequence genome encodes:
- the LOC125510880 gene encoding uncharacterized protein LOC125510880 isoform X1 — MYKEKKEILCTVIKNCRTPDGYASNFSRCVNMKELTLTGHKIHDCHVILEDILPVALLNCYPSKDVMIIVLELANFFKKLCSKVLDVSELDKLQESIVKTLCNMEKVFLPSFFTVMVHLMVHLVEEAKLGGPVHYRWMYPLKRSFVWLKSLVSNRTYPEGSIAKGYIVEECLTFCLRFLEGTTRFTRTSRNPDPSDNTKGMYMFDSHQ; from the exons ATGTATAAAGAAAAGAAGGAGATTCTTTGTACAGTGATTAAGAATTGTAGGACACCTGATGGTTATGCATCAAACTTTTcgaggtgtgtgaacatgaaaGAATTAACATTGACTGGCCACAAAATCCACGACTGTCATGTTATTCTAGAAGACATCCTTCCTGTGGCACTTTTAAACTGTTATCCCAGTAAAGATGTCATGATAATAGTTCTTGAGCTGGCTAATTTCTTCAAGAAGCTATGCTCCAAAGTGTTAGATGTCTCTGAGCTTGACAAACTGCAAGAGAGTATTGTGAAGACACTTTGTAATATGGAAAAAGTTTTTCTTCCATCGTTTTTTACTGTCATGGTACATTTGATGGTGCATTTAGTTGAAGAAGCTAAACTTGGTGGCCCGGTGCATTACAGGTGGATGTACCCTCTAAAGAG ATCATTTGTTTGGCTAAAGTCACTTGTGAGCAATAGAACTTATCCTGAAGGTTCTATTGCTAAAGGATATATTGTTGAAGAATGCTTGACCTTTTGTTTAAGATTTCTAGAAGGAACCACACGTTTCACGAGAACATCTAGGAACCCTGATCCTTCAGATAATACAAAGGGCATGTACATGTTTGATAGTCAccagtag
- the LOC125510880 gene encoding uncharacterized protein LOC125510880 isoform X2, translated as MSGSSALRMLQGRVFLLGKKVVVAKKGKGKKKGKDSEKATEGPEKQKRKRAPNKKSVEEAKLGGPVHYRWMYPLKRSFVWLKSLVSNRTYPEGSIAKGYIVEECLTFCLRFLEGTTRFTRTSRNPDPSDNTKGMYMFDSHQ; from the exons ATGAGTGGTAGCTCAGCTTTGAGAATGTTGCAGGGCAGAGTGTTTCTCTTAGGAAAAAAGGTTGTTGTGGCAAAGaaagggaaagggaaaaagaagggCAAAGACAGTGAAAAAGCAACTGAAGGTCCTGAAAAACAGAAGCGTAAAAGAGCGCCTAACAAGAAATCAG TTGAAGAAGCTAAACTTGGTGGCCCGGTGCATTACAGGTGGATGTACCCTCTAAAGAG ATCATTTGTTTGGCTAAAGTCACTTGTGAGCAATAGAACTTATCCTGAAGGTTCTATTGCTAAAGGATATATTGTTGAAGAATGCTTGACCTTTTGTTTAAGATTTCTAGAAGGAACCACACGTTTCACGAGAACATCTAGGAACCCTGATCCTTCAGATAATACAAAGGGCATGTACATGTTTGATAGTCAccagtag